In one Sphingomonas sanguinis genomic region, the following are encoded:
- a CDS encoding zinc-dependent alcohol dehydrogenase has protein sequence MKAARKTADGRFEIAEVEDPRLPADDWVKARVRMAGICGTDLRHWEKPEEELHCCIMGHELAGDVVEVGPAVDRVKVGDRVLIESVLGCGHCEWCRVQQYNRCPDLYPTRRASVSRAYAEYVVGPQHKFHPLPDDVGYDDASLLDTYAVALHAQHLSGLTIGDRVAIIGAGPIGLGQLMLAKASGAKVMIVDTLPHALALAERLGADGIVRSDAQDPEAAIRAMSDGRGADIVFECAGGTSMPDTLPLATRLVRRGGKVVIVGGFDDGPIAIPLEWQRIQMSEISLIPSASFAFHDIHAEQLEVLDLLTRGVLKTQDLITHRFPLDRINEAFETAQDRERTQAIFVGLEV, from the coding sequence GTGAAAGCCGCACGCAAGACCGCCGATGGACGCTTCGAGATCGCCGAGGTGGAAGACCCCCGGCTGCCCGCCGACGACTGGGTCAAGGCGCGGGTGCGGATGGCGGGTATATGCGGAACCGACCTACGCCACTGGGAAAAGCCCGAGGAGGAACTGCACTGCTGCATCATGGGCCATGAACTGGCCGGTGACGTGGTCGAGGTCGGCCCGGCGGTCGATCGGGTGAAGGTGGGCGACCGGGTGCTGATCGAGTCGGTGCTGGGCTGCGGCCACTGCGAATGGTGCCGGGTCCAGCAATATAATCGCTGCCCCGACCTTTATCCCACCCGCCGCGCCAGCGTCTCGCGCGCCTATGCCGAATATGTCGTCGGGCCGCAGCACAAGTTCCACCCGTTGCCCGACGACGTCGGCTATGACGATGCCTCGCTGCTCGACACCTATGCGGTAGCGCTCCATGCCCAGCATCTCTCCGGCCTGACGATCGGCGATCGCGTGGCGATCATCGGCGCGGGGCCGATCGGGCTGGGCCAGTTGATGCTGGCCAAGGCGAGCGGGGCGAAGGTGATGATCGTCGACACCTTGCCCCATGCGCTGGCGCTGGCCGAGCGGCTGGGCGCGGACGGCATCGTCCGGTCGGACGCTCAAGACCCCGAAGCCGCGATCCGGGCGATGAGCGATGGTCGCGGCGCCGATATCGTGTTCGAATGCGCAGGCGGCACGTCGATGCCCGACACGCTGCCGCTCGCCACGCGGCTGGTGCGGCGGGGCGGCAAGGTCGTCATCGTCGGCGGCTTCGACGACGGCCCGATCGCCATCCCGCTGGAATGGCAGCGCATCCAGATGTCCGAAATCAGTCTGATCCCCAGCGCCAGCTTCGCCTTTCACGACATCCATGCCGAGCAGCTGGAAGTGCTCGACCTGCTGACTCGAGGCGTCCTGAAGACCCAGGACCTCATCACCCACCGCTTCCCGCTCGACCGGATCAACGAGGCGTTCGAGACCGCGCAGGATCGCGAGCGCACGCAAGCGATTTTCGTCGGGCTGGAAGTGTGA
- a CDS encoding MFS transporter: MTLLPQTELTAADRERGLHLLIIEALFSGGAAALTSGVILTAFALHLGASNVMVGILAAMPFLAQLLQLPAIQLVERWRRRKQIAVFASLIGRTMLAVMAALAFFSGTTALLIFLAAQLLLCGLGAVGGCAWNAWMRDLAPEERLGEVFSRRTIWLTAISLMLGLAAALALDWTRAGSAARNGVFAAMFAAGCVTGLISARIVAMMPEPVMPPAAGHVELRALLGQPLGDANFRRLLVFVASWQFAINLATPFFTVFIVRQLHFAVSFVLLLSVASQIANILALRLWGRLSDRFANKSVLAVCAPAYILAIVAMIGASQLGDRTLVKLWLVGLHLVMGATIAGVTLASTNIALKLSPKGSATAYVATNAITTALAAGVAPILGGLLAQFFAARQFELVARWSSPNGVFTLPVVLTAWDFYFLIAGLIGTYAIHRLSLVRETGEIERRAMVGQVLNETRRSIRNISSVAGLRAATDLPAALLRDAQTRIRLKRAQQARTRPMR; the protein is encoded by the coding sequence ATGACCCTGCTGCCCCAGACCGAGCTGACCGCCGCCGATCGGGAGCGTGGCCTGCACCTGCTCATCATCGAGGCGCTGTTTTCCGGCGGGGCCGCGGCGCTGACCAGCGGGGTCATCCTGACCGCCTTCGCGCTGCATCTCGGCGCGTCGAACGTGATGGTCGGCATTCTCGCCGCCATGCCGTTTCTGGCGCAGCTGTTGCAGCTGCCCGCCATCCAGCTGGTCGAGCGCTGGCGGCGGCGCAAGCAGATCGCGGTGTTCGCCAGCCTGATCGGACGGACGATGCTGGCGGTGATGGCCGCGCTCGCCTTTTTCAGCGGCACGACCGCGCTCCTGATCTTCCTCGCCGCGCAGCTGCTGTTGTGTGGACTGGGGGCGGTCGGCGGTTGCGCCTGGAACGCCTGGATGCGCGACCTCGCGCCCGAGGAACGGCTGGGCGAGGTGTTTTCCCGGCGAACCATCTGGCTGACCGCGATCAGCCTGATGCTGGGGCTGGCCGCCGCGCTGGCGCTCGACTGGACGCGCGCAGGCTCGGCGGCGCGCAACGGGGTGTTCGCGGCGATGTTCGCCGCCGGTTGCGTGACCGGCCTCATCAGCGCGCGGATCGTCGCGATGATGCCCGAGCCGGTGATGCCGCCCGCCGCCGGGCATGTCGAGCTTCGCGCGCTACTCGGCCAGCCGCTGGGCGATGCCAATTTCCGGCGGCTGCTGGTCTTCGTCGCCAGCTGGCAGTTCGCGATCAATCTGGCGACGCCCTTCTTCACCGTCTTCATCGTCCGCCAGCTGCATTTCGCGGTCAGCTTCGTCCTACTGCTCAGCGTGGCGAGCCAGATCGCCAACATCCTCGCGCTCCGCCTCTGGGGACGGCTGAGCGATCGGTTCGCCAACAAGTCGGTGCTCGCGGTCTGCGCGCCTGCCTATATCCTGGCGATCGTCGCGATGATCGGCGCGTCGCAACTGGGCGACCGAACCCTGGTGAAGCTGTGGCTGGTCGGTCTGCACCTCGTCATGGGCGCGACCATCGCCGGGGTGACGCTGGCCAGCACCAATATCGCGCTGAAGCTGTCGCCCAAGGGGTCGGCCACCGCCTATGTCGCGACCAATGCGATCACCACCGCGCTCGCCGCCGGTGTTGCGCCGATCCTGGGCGGGCTGCTCGCGCAATTCTTCGCCGCGCGTCAGTTCGAGCTGGTGGCGCGCTGGAGCAGCCCGAACGGCGTCTTCACCCTGCCGGTCGTATTGACCGCCTGGGACTTCTATTTCCTGATCGCCGGGCTGATCGGCACCTATGCCATCCACCGCCTGTCGCTGGTCCGCGAGACCGGCGAGATCGAGCGGCGGGCGATGGTCGGCCAGGTGCTGAACGAGACGCGCCGGTCGATCCGCAACATCTCGTCGGTGGCGGGCTTGCGCGCGGCGACCGACCTGCCCGCAGCGCTTCTGCGCGATGCGCAGACCCGAATCCGGCTGAAACGCGCGCAGCAGGCACGGACCAGACCAATGCGCTGA
- a CDS encoding 23S rRNA (adenine(2030)-N(6))-methyltransferase RlmJ translates to MNYRHSFHAGNSADVVKHSLLIALVRALQQKEGALTLIDTHAGCGLYDLGGDQAQRTGEAAQGVVRAFADANPLLDEYRAAVRAVNDGPEPHLYPGSPQFLAQLLRAQDMLILNEKHPEDARTLRGVMRGTSAAVHERDAYELWLAMLPTRTPRGVVVVDPPYEQTDERARITATLASAHRKWAHGVTVIWYPLKDRATHQRWKYDLRKLGIPKFLVVEHWLYDADQPGIYNGAGLFIVNPPYAFMQGLPPLLEALRAALAPEGHSGEITADWLDA, encoded by the coding sequence ATGAATTATCGCCACTCCTTCCATGCGGGCAACAGCGCCGACGTCGTGAAGCACAGCCTGCTGATCGCCCTTGTCCGGGCCTTGCAGCAGAAAGAAGGGGCGTTGACCCTGATCGACACCCATGCCGGTTGCGGGCTCTATGACCTGGGCGGCGATCAGGCCCAACGCACCGGCGAAGCCGCACAGGGCGTGGTGCGCGCCTTTGCCGACGCGAATCCCTTGCTGGACGAGTATCGCGCCGCCGTCCGGGCGGTGAATGACGGGCCGGAGCCGCATCTTTATCCCGGCTCGCCGCAGTTCCTGGCGCAGCTCCTGCGCGCCCAGGACATGCTGATCCTCAACGAAAAGCACCCGGAGGACGCGCGTACCTTACGCGGCGTGATGCGCGGCACGTCTGCGGCCGTGCACGAACGCGATGCCTATGAGCTTTGGCTGGCGATGCTGCCGACCCGTACGCCGCGCGGCGTGGTGGTGGTCGATCCGCCATACGAGCAGACCGACGAACGCGCCCGCATCACCGCCACCCTCGCCTCCGCGCACCGCAAATGGGCGCATGGCGTGACGGTCATCTGGTATCCGCTGAAGGACCGCGCGACGCACCAGCGGTGGAAATACGACTTGCGCAAGCTCGGCATCCCGAAATTCCTGGTCGTCGAGCATTGGCTGTACGATGCCGATCAGCCCGGCATCTATAACGGCGCGGGCCTTTTCATCGTCAATCCGCCCTATGCCTTCATGCAGGGACTCCCGCCCCTGCTCGAAGCCCTCCGCGCCGCACTGGCGCCGGAAGGGCATAGCGGTGAGATCACGGCGGATTGGCTGGACGCCTAA
- a CDS encoding SDR family oxidoreductase — protein sequence MTDSRTLSLSGKRILLTGGTTGIGRATLRALAAEGARLLTFGRHQETLDEALAGIEGEVTGIAADAASPDGIEQVFAQVDARLGGIDILVACAALGAQPIHEMEDADWRYVIDANLTGYLACARAAILRMEEQGDGGHLLFVGSISAEIKAAGESVYAATKAGIQAFAETLRKEVADKRIRVSVIQPGSVDTEMQECSDDEKQDAIADGRMLPAEHVADAILFVLTRSANCDIVNLRIEPLRQKTA from the coding sequence ATGACCGACAGCCGCACCCTTTCCTTGTCCGGCAAGCGCATCCTGCTGACCGGCGGCACCACCGGCATCGGCCGCGCCACATTGAGGGCGCTGGCGGCCGAGGGTGCACGCCTGCTGACCTTCGGGCGACATCAGGAGACGCTGGACGAGGCGCTGGCGGGGATCGAGGGCGAGGTCACGGGCATCGCCGCCGACGCCGCCAGTCCGGACGGTATCGAACAGGTCTTCGCACAGGTCGACGCGCGGCTGGGCGGGATCGACATCCTCGTCGCCTGCGCCGCGCTGGGCGCCCAGCCCATCCATGAGATGGAGGATGCCGACTGGCGCTATGTCATCGACGCCAATCTGACCGGCTATCTCGCCTGCGCACGCGCCGCGATCCTGCGCATGGAGGAACAGGGCGACGGCGGCCACCTGCTGTTCGTCGGATCGATCAGCGCCGAGATCAAGGCGGCGGGCGAAAGCGTCTATGCCGCGACCAAGGCGGGCATCCAGGCCTTTGCCGAAACGCTGCGCAAGGAAGTGGCCGACAAACGCATCCGCGTCAGCGTGATCCAGCCCGGATCGGTCGACACCGAGATGCAGGAATGCAGCGACGACGAAAAACAGGACGCCATCGCTGACGGCCGGATGCTGCCCGCCGAGCATGTCGCGGACGCGATCCTGTTCGTGCTGACCCGTTCCGCGAATTGCGACATCGTCAACCTGCGCATCGAACCGCTGCGCCAGAAGACGGCGTAG
- a CDS encoding prolyl hydroxylase family protein has translation MQALTDDVHRLGNGLDPTPIIARLAATPGVQRLPSPKLTLFVKRDVLPPELCAALIARIDAVRRPSTIADANGDHAYRTSETGDLPADDPAVIDTERRIAMLTGLSGEYGEPIQGQRYAVGQEFKQHTDYFEPKGLDYHRYCALSGNRTWTVMLYLNTPEAGGATRFKVVDKMIQPEPGKMVAWSNRRADGSTNAATLHQAMKVRAGVKYVITKWYRELPWQG, from the coding sequence ATGCAAGCCTTGACCGATGACGTACACAGGCTGGGCAATGGCCTGGATCCGACCCCGATCATCGCGCGGCTGGCCGCGACGCCGGGCGTCCAGCGGCTGCCCAGTCCCAAGCTGACCCTGTTCGTGAAGCGCGACGTGCTGCCGCCCGAACTGTGCGCGGCGCTGATCGCGCGAATCGATGCGGTACGCCGCCCCTCGACCATCGCCGACGCCAATGGCGACCATGCCTATCGCACCAGCGAGACGGGCGATCTGCCCGCCGACGATCCGGCGGTGATCGACACCGAACGCCGCATCGCGATGCTGACCGGCCTGTCGGGCGAATATGGCGAGCCGATCCAGGGACAACGCTATGCCGTCGGCCAGGAATTCAAGCAGCATACCGATTATTTCGAGCCCAAAGGCCTGGACTATCACCGCTATTGCGCGCTGTCGGGCAACCGGACTTGGACGGTGATGCTGTATCTCAACACGCCCGAAGCGGGCGGTGCGACCCGGTTCAAGGTGGTCGACAAGATGATCCAGCCCGAACCCGGCAAGATGGTCGCCTGGAGCAACCGGCGCGCGGACGGCTCGACCAATGCCGCGACGCTGCACCAGGCGATGAAGGTGCGGGCGGGGGTGAAATACGTCATCACCAAATGGTATCGGGAATTGCCTTGGCAAGGATGA
- a CDS encoding pseudouridine synthase, translated as MARLLLFNKPFGVLSQFTDRGSPTVRSTLSDFITVKGVYPAGRLDRDSEGLLLLCDDGRLQARIADPRFKMPKTYLVQVEGDPQEQELEPLRRGVRLNDGMTLPADVARIDAPELWPRNPPIRQRKLIPDSWLKITIREGRNRQVRRMTAAVGLPTLRLVRWSIGDWSVAGIEQGQFEEVAVPGKATGGPSGR; from the coding sequence ATGGCCCGGCTGCTCCTGTTCAACAAACCCTTTGGGGTCCTGTCGCAATTCACGGACCGCGGATCGCCGACGGTTCGGTCGACCTTGTCGGACTTCATCACGGTGAAGGGCGTCTATCCCGCCGGAAGGCTGGATCGCGACAGCGAGGGCCTGCTGTTGCTATGCGACGACGGACGGCTGCAGGCGCGCATTGCCGATCCGCGTTTCAAGATGCCCAAGACCTATCTCGTACAGGTCGAGGGCGATCCGCAGGAACAGGAACTGGAGCCCCTGCGCCGGGGCGTCCGGCTCAACGATGGCATGACGCTACCGGCCGATGTGGCGCGTATCGATGCGCCCGAGCTGTGGCCGCGCAATCCGCCGATCCGTCAGCGCAAGCTCATCCCCGACAGCTGGCTGAAGATCACCATCCGCGAAGGACGCAACCGTCAGGTGCGCCGCATGACGGCGGCGGTCGGCTTGCCGACGCTGCGCCTGGTCCGCTGGTCGATCGGCGACTGGTCTGTCGCTGGGATCGAACAGGGCCAGTTCGAGGAGGTTGCCGTACCGGGCAAGGCCACCGGCGGCCCGTCTGGCCGATAA
- a CDS encoding ATPase domain-containing protein encodes MDDVLKGGLERARTFLLEGNPGTGKTTIALQFLMTGAAAGERCLYVTLSETEDELRASARSHGWDLAGVELYELIPPENLLDEDQQQSLLYSSDLELGETTKRIFEAFERVKPDRVVVDSLSEIRLLAQSSLRYRRQILALKHYFAKSQATVLMLDDLTTDTNDKTVHSVAHGVIRLEELAPEYGAERRRIRVVKYRGRRFRGGHHDATIETGGVHVFPRLVSSEHRVSFPRDMLTTHSTELNQLLGGGVERGSSVLVLGPAGTGKSSIALTFIETAVARGESAAMFVFDEEVGLLIQRALGLGIDLQAMIDDGKLLLQQVDAAELSPGEFSARVRNCVEQYGAKTVVVDSLNGYQAAMPGEQALILHLHELLQYLNRQGATTFLTVAQHGLVGDMKTPVDVTYLADTVILLRYFEALGRVRRAISIVKKRTGPHENTIREYRIGGTGITLGEPLTKFQGVLRGVPTLHGVNDLLDGDDA; translated from the coding sequence TTGGACGACGTACTCAAGGGCGGGCTGGAACGGGCGCGGACGTTTCTTCTCGAAGGCAACCCAGGTACTGGCAAGACGACGATCGCGCTTCAGTTCCTGATGACCGGAGCGGCGGCGGGTGAACGCTGCCTGTATGTAACGCTGTCGGAAACCGAGGACGAACTGCGCGCCTCCGCGCGGTCGCATGGCTGGGACCTTGCCGGGGTCGAACTATATGAACTGATCCCCCCGGAAAACCTGCTCGACGAAGACCAGCAGCAGAGCCTACTATATTCCTCCGATCTAGAGTTGGGCGAGACCACGAAGCGCATCTTCGAGGCGTTCGAGCGGGTAAAGCCCGACCGCGTCGTCGTCGACAGCCTATCCGAAATCCGCCTGCTCGCGCAGAGTTCGCTGCGCTACCGGCGACAGATCCTGGCGCTCAAGCATTATTTTGCGAAAAGCCAGGCGACGGTGCTGATGCTCGACGACCTGACCACTGATACCAACGACAAGACCGTTCACTCGGTGGCGCACGGCGTGATCCGACTGGAGGAACTCGCCCCCGAATATGGCGCGGAGCGCCGGCGGATTCGCGTCGTCAAATATCGCGGCCGTCGGTTCCGTGGCGGCCATCACGACGCGACGATCGAGACGGGTGGCGTCCACGTCTTTCCGCGCCTGGTGTCGTCCGAGCACCGAGTTAGCTTCCCCCGCGACATGCTGACCACCCATTCGACTGAACTGAACCAGTTGCTTGGCGGTGGGGTCGAGCGCGGCTCAAGCGTATTGGTGCTGGGTCCCGCCGGAACAGGCAAGAGCTCTATAGCATTGACCTTCATCGAGACGGCGGTGGCACGCGGCGAGAGCGCCGCGATGTTCGTGTTCGACGAGGAAGTCGGGCTACTGATCCAGCGCGCGCTGGGTCTGGGCATCGATCTCCAGGCGATGATCGACGACGGCAAGCTGCTGCTGCAACAGGTGGACGCCGCCGAACTCTCGCCCGGCGAATTCTCAGCCCGTGTCCGAAACTGCGTCGAGCAATATGGCGCCAAGACGGTCGTAGTGGATAGTCTCAATGGCTATCAGGCGGCGATGCCGGGCGAGCAGGCGCTGATCCTGCACCTCCACGAACTGCTGCAATATCTCAATCGACAGGGCGCGACGACCTTCCTGACGGTCGCACAGCACGGGCTGGTCGGTGACATGAAGACGCCGGTCGACGTGACTTATCTGGCCGATACGGTCATCCTGCTGCGCTATTTCGAGGCGCTGGGTCGGGTTCGTCGCGCCATTTCGATCGTGAAGAAGCGCACCGGCCCCCATGAGAACACGATCCGCGAATATCGGATCGGCGGCACCGGGATCACGCTCGGGGAACCGTTGACCAAGTTCCAGGGCGTGTTGCGGGGCGTGCCGACGCTGCACGGCGTGAACGATCTTCTGGACGGCGACGACGCGTGA
- a CDS encoding TonB-dependent receptor domain-containing protein: MQRRLAYASLLLLTSQLVAPALLAQTAGAPPQTSTTATSPDGQATPQSQTPTGQDGQSADEPVEISAPGVDATAGNEIVVVGRNIPNTIRATPQIVSVLSAADIARTGEGDIAGALTRVTGLSVVGGGFVYVRGLGDRYSSSLLNGSPLPSPEPLRRSVPLDIFPTTIVGSALVQKTYSVNYPGEFGGGVINLTTKAIPNKNFISGGFTVAADDATTSELGYTYAGGDADWLGFDDGTRGVPQFVRDVQAGKGSGLVPAAQVAALSNASTTLLQRNNQLPANLSGEISAGSVFDIGSDRLGVISSLSLSNTFRTRSAIQQDSVSQDGTIRNDYRTLLTDNRIVANALVGLGYEFGDNTVRWTNVYIHDTLKQARGSAAEVYNNASGLRFQQNTNWFERQLIESQLVGEFKLTDALKFDARGAFANSKRNAPYERQFDYLCSGRTTTGLPISYDGANGAGGFQCNGAYQVTQRFTPFASIIFSELNENLYTGQADLSYKIDSDRPLTLSTGYFYQGTDRYSSRIQFNYQTSDGAGTAPGFPYNLYRPDYLLSPDVINNACPLRGQGACTLQLQFSTQAGAYAYDAKLNVHAGYVQAESEVTDGLRAVAGLRYETAVETVTPVQSATTRLKNDYFLPAGTLTWNFAADMQLRASGAKTISRPQFRELAPQQFRDPDSDRLFFGNPNLRDSELWNLEARYEWFYARDQRFTLAGFYKRIKNPIEQVGFYTGADDRLQTGFTYLPSAKLYGAEVELQKYVPLAGLGGDFFATRRLVAIANYTYTKSQINADASCVPNPAAAQGSPGLAGCASGFGPARLLFRDGASLTGQSDHLVNLQLGMEDTAALSQVTLLFNYASNRVTNRGPSNLSGTGFQPDIVEVPGIRLDLVARQGFELMGGKFELKAEARNLTRTRYNERQDFGNGRFVYLNRYNLGRVFSLGISTTF; this comes from the coding sequence ATGCAGCGACGCCTCGCTTATGCCTCCCTCCTTCTGCTGACCTCGCAGCTCGTCGCGCCCGCCTTGCTCGCGCAAACGGCAGGCGCGCCGCCGCAGACCAGCACCACCGCGACCAGCCCGGACGGGCAGGCGACGCCGCAGAGCCAGACGCCCACGGGCCAGGACGGCCAGTCGGCGGACGAGCCGGTCGAAATCTCCGCGCCCGGCGTCGACGCCACGGCGGGCAACGAGATCGTCGTGGTCGGCCGCAACATCCCCAACACCATCCGCGCCACGCCGCAGATCGTCTCGGTCCTGTCCGCCGCCGATATCGCGCGCACGGGCGAGGGCGATATCGCGGGCGCGCTGACCCGCGTCACCGGCCTGTCGGTCGTGGGCGGCGGCTTCGTCTATGTGCGCGGTCTTGGCGACCGTTACTCCTCGTCGCTGCTCAACGGCTCGCCGCTGCCCAGCCCCGAGCCGCTGCGCCGTTCGGTCCCGCTCGACATCTTCCCGACCACCATCGTCGGCTCGGCGCTGGTCCAGAAGACCTATTCGGTCAATTATCCCGGCGAGTTCGGCGGCGGCGTCATCAACCTGACGACCAAGGCGATCCCCAACAAGAACTTCATCTCGGGCGGCTTTACGGTCGCGGCCGACGATGCGACGACCAGCGAGCTGGGCTATACCTATGCGGGCGGCGATGCCGACTGGTTGGGCTTCGACGACGGCACGCGCGGCGTGCCGCAGTTCGTGCGCGACGTGCAGGCGGGCAAGGGCTCGGGCCTCGTCCCCGCCGCGCAGGTGGCCGCCCTGTCCAACGCCTCGACCACCTTGCTCCAGCGCAACAACCAGCTGCCCGCCAATCTGTCGGGCGAAATCTCGGCCGGTTCGGTGTTCGATATCGGCAGCGACCGGCTTGGCGTGATCTCGTCGCTGTCGCTCTCCAACACCTTCCGCACCCGCTCGGCGATCCAGCAGGACTCGGTGTCGCAGGACGGCACGATCCGCAACGATTATCGCACGCTGCTGACCGACAACCGGATCGTCGCCAATGCGCTGGTCGGCCTGGGTTACGAATTCGGCGACAACACGGTGCGCTGGACCAATGTCTATATCCACGACACGCTGAAGCAGGCGCGCGGCTCGGCGGCCGAGGTCTACAACAACGCCAGCGGCCTGCGCTTCCAGCAGAACACCAACTGGTTCGAGCGCCAGCTGATCGAAAGCCAGTTGGTCGGCGAGTTCAAGCTGACTGACGCCTTGAAGTTCGACGCGCGCGGCGCCTTCGCCAATTCGAAGCGCAACGCGCCGTACGAGCGCCAGTTTGACTATCTCTGCTCGGGCCGCACGACCACCGGCCTGCCGATCAGCTATGACGGCGCGAATGGGGCGGGTGGGTTCCAGTGCAACGGCGCCTATCAGGTGACGCAGCGCTTCACGCCCTTCGCCTCGATCATCTTCTCGGAATTGAACGAGAATCTGTATACCGGCCAGGCCGATCTTTCCTACAAGATCGACAGCGATAGGCCGCTCACGCTGAGCACCGGCTATTTCTATCAGGGCACCGACCGTTATTCGAGCCGTATCCAGTTCAACTACCAGACCAGCGACGGGGCGGGCACCGCGCCGGGCTTCCCATACAATCTCTACCGTCCCGACTATCTGCTGAGCCCCGACGTCATCAACAATGCCTGTCCCTTGCGCGGGCAGGGGGCGTGTACGCTCCAGCTGCAATTCTCGACCCAGGCCGGTGCCTATGCGTACGACGCCAAGCTGAACGTCCATGCCGGCTATGTGCAGGCGGAATCGGAAGTGACCGACGGTCTGCGCGCGGTGGCGGGTCTGCGCTACGAAACGGCGGTCGAGACGGTGACGCCGGTGCAGAGCGCGACGACGCGGCTGAAGAACGACTATTTCCTGCCCGCAGGCACGCTGACCTGGAATTTCGCCGCCGACATGCAGCTGCGCGCGAGCGGCGCGAAGACGATCTCGCGTCCGCAATTCCGCGAGCTGGCGCCGCAGCAGTTCCGCGACCCGGACTCGGACCGCCTGTTCTTCGGCAATCCCAACCTGCGCGACAGCGAGCTGTGGAACCTGGAAGCGCGCTACGAATGGTTCTATGCGCGCGACCAGCGCTTCACGCTGGCGGGCTTCTACAAGCGGATCAAGAATCCGATCGAGCAGGTCGGCTTCTACACCGGCGCCGACGACCGTTTGCAGACGGGCTTCACCTATCTGCCCTCGGCCAAGCTCTATGGCGCGGAAGTCGAGTTGCAGAAATATGTGCCGCTGGCGGGTCTGGGCGGTGATTTCTTCGCCACCCGCCGCCTCGTCGCAATCGCGAACTACACCTACACCAAGTCGCAGATCAACGCGGACGCCAGCTGCGTGCCCAACCCGGCGGCGGCGCAAGGCTCGCCGGGGCTGGCGGGGTGCGCCTCGGGCTTCGGTCCGGCGCGGCTGCTGTTCCGCGACGGCGCATCGCTGACCGGCCAGTCGGACCATCTGGTCAACCTGCAGCTGGGCATGGAGGATACCGCCGCGCTGTCGCAGGTCACCTTGCTGTTCAACTATGCCAGCAACCGCGTGACCAATCGCGGGCCTTCCAACCTGTCGGGCACGGGGTTCCAGCCCGACATCGTCGAAGTGCCGGGCATCCGCCTCGACCTCGTCGCGCGTCAGGGCTTCGAGCTGATGGGCGGTAAGTTCGAGCTGAAGGCAGAAGCCCGCAACCTGACCCGCACGCGCTATAACGAGCGGCAGGATTTCGGGAATGGCCGGTTCGTCTATCTGAACCGGTATAATCTGGGGCGTGTGTTCTCGCTGGGGATCAGCACGACCTTCTGA
- a CDS encoding patatin-like phospholipase family protein: MTGVADCRIALVLAGGNALGAYQAGVYQALHAGGLSLDWIVGTSIGAANGAIIAGNAPEDRLEALRAFWRPDGGAGSLYYSESVETWRRSGEALSTLLAGRAGMFAPVGTGLATGSAPGLYDTTPLARTLARLIDFDRLNEGPVRYTAQAVSLDTGHERLFDTQAERIGEDHIRASGAMPPAFPPIAIDGVCYVDGGLAANLPLDPVLGEADERPLLCIAVDLLPLAGGHDPTLGSLIARTQDLTFAAQSHRTLARWQDRYTTDPGFHDRAVALVQLTYAGQHCEVAGKAMDFSAASVRQRWDAGERDGAALLAALRGGGVPLGRAGLNLVAIPQGDAS; this comes from the coding sequence ATGACCGGTGTCGCGGATTGCCGGATCGCGCTCGTCCTCGCCGGGGGCAATGCGCTGGGCGCCTATCAGGCCGGGGTGTATCAGGCGCTGCACGCAGGCGGCCTGTCACTCGACTGGATCGTCGGCACCTCGATCGGCGCGGCCAACGGCGCGATCATCGCGGGCAATGCGCCCGAGGACCGGCTGGAGGCGCTACGCGCCTTCTGGCGACCCGATGGCGGGGCTGGCTCGCTTTATTATAGCGAAAGCGTTGAGACATGGCGACGCAGCGGCGAGGCACTGTCAACCCTGCTGGCCGGGCGCGCGGGCATGTTCGCGCCGGTCGGCACCGGTCTGGCGACGGGCAGCGCGCCCGGCCTGTACGATACGACGCCCTTGGCGCGGACGCTGGCCCGGCTGATCGATTTCGACCGGCTGAATGAGGGGCCGGTCCGCTACACCGCGCAGGCGGTTTCGCTCGATACCGGGCATGAGCGGCTGTTCGATACGCAGGCCGAGCGGATCGGCGAGGATCATATCCGCGCGAGCGGGGCGATGCCGCCCGCCTTTCCGCCGATCGCGATCGACGGCGTTTGCTATGTCGACGGCGGTCTGGCGGCGAACCTGCCGCTCGACCCGGTGCTGGGCGAGGCCGACGAACGGCCGCTGCTGTGCATCGCGGTCGACCTGTTGCCGCTGGCGGGGGGACACGACCCGACGCTCGGCAGCCTGATCGCGCGGACCCAGGACCTGACCTTCGCTGCCCAGTCGCACCGGACGCTGGCGCGCTGGCAGGATCGCTATACGACCGATCCCGGCTTCCACGACCGCGCCGTGGCCCTGGTCCAGCTGACCTATGCCGGGCAGCACTGCGAAGTGGCGGGCAAGGCGATGGACTTTTCCGCCGCCTCGGTCCGGCAGCGTTGGGACGCCGGGGAGCGGGACGGGGCCGCGCTGCTGGCCGCGCTTCGCGGCGGCGGGGTCCCGCTGGGCCGGGCGGGCCTCAACCTCGTTGCCATTCCGCAGGGAGACGCCTCGTGA